From Tripterygium wilfordii isolate XIE 37 chromosome 16, ASM1340144v1, whole genome shotgun sequence, one genomic window encodes:
- the LOC119981257 gene encoding nudix hydrolase 16, mitochondrial-like, which translates to MSDLVARTGRHQQRYDAGCRLIAGCIPFRYRNSDQSDDANTEHVVEVLMINSTSGPGLLFPKGGWENDETVEEAAVREAVEEAGVRGDLMEFLGQYHFKSKTHQDEFCPEGCCKAAMFALFVKEELDSWPEQSIRTRRWLNIPEAVESCRHQWMREALECGFIKWLANKESNAGEDL; encoded by the exons ATGTCTGATTTGGTGGCGCGAACGGGTCGGCATCAGCAACGTTATGATGCGGGTTGTCGGCTTATTGCAGG GTGTATACCATTTCGATATAGAAATTCTGATCAAAGTGATGATGCTAATACGGAGCACGTTGTGGAAGTTCTTATGATAAACTCAACCAGTGGCCCTGGCCTATTGTTTCCAAAG GGAGGCTGGGAGAATGATGAAACTGTGGAGGAGGCTGCTGTGAGGGAAGCTGTTGAAGAAGCCGGAGTTCGAGGGGATTTAATG GAATTTTTAGGTCAATATCACTTCAAGAGTAAAACACACCAGGACGAATTTTGCCCAGAAGGTTGTTGTAAAGCTGCAATGTTTGCGCTGTTTGTCAAGGAGGAGCTTGATTCATGGCCGGAGCAGAGTATCCGAACCAGAAGATGGTTAAATATACCTGAAGCAGTCGAGAGTTGCCGCCATCAATGGATGAGAGAGGCACTTGAATGTGGCTTCATTAAGTGGCTAGCCAATAAGGAGTCAAATGCAGGGGAGGATCTTTGA